The Paenibacillus hexagrammi genome has a window encoding:
- a CDS encoding coiled-coil domain-containing protein yields MAQKSFNHISEETKIRINEAIEASALTDKEWIDRAVEVWALHAMKTEIPDFRKEIEEVEGLTNRIRNVLVNLAQRTAFEKDEVRRKWEEVVEEKRLEIEKLNSYQSQLEKDLKAATEETQRQKEIREEAEKYAKSAQESSEGQKALAESYKEKNDTLAGLVTEYKAGYEESRTLREQVAELGRDKRDLERQLFDEKENTDALARIGDERVRQLEEKHKADLERIEERKEIEKERALIHLRTELQEVSARAAQKATDEIKGLYSRIEQLRGEHDQAVEYLRKDHEKRIEAMAAQMEAMRADYERQIADLKNPPKK; encoded by the coding sequence ATGGCACAAAAGAGTTTTAACCATATCAGCGAGGAAACCAAGATCAGGATCAATGAGGCTATCGAGGCGTCAGCTCTTACGGATAAGGAATGGATCGATCGGGCCGTAGAGGTTTGGGCGCTTCATGCGATGAAAACCGAGATTCCAGATTTCCGCAAGGAGATCGAGGAGGTCGAAGGCTTAACGAATCGGATTCGAAACGTACTCGTGAACCTAGCGCAACGGACCGCCTTCGAGAAAGATGAGGTTCGCCGTAAGTGGGAGGAAGTAGTCGAGGAGAAGCGCCTAGAGATCGAGAAACTAAATAGCTACCAATCTCAGCTCGAAAAGGATCTAAAGGCTGCTACCGAGGAGACTCAACGTCAAAAGGAGATCCGCGAGGAGGCGGAGAAGTACGCCAAGTCAGCGCAAGAATCTAGCGAGGGACAGAAGGCACTTGCCGAGTCCTACAAAGAGAAGAACGATACCTTGGCCGGCTTGGTTACGGAATATAAAGCAGGCTACGAAGAATCCCGAACATTGCGTGAGCAAGTAGCAGAGCTAGGCCGTGATAAACGGGATCTGGAACGCCAGCTATTCGATGAAAAAGAAAACACCGATGCCCTCGCTAGAATCGGAGACGAGCGCGTTCGTCAGTTGGAAGAAAAGCATAAAGCGGATCTTGAGCGGATCGAGGAGCGCAAGGAGATCGAGAAGGAACGGGCGCTTATCCACTTACGAACCGAGCTGCAAGAGGTTTCCGCGAGGGCCGCACAAAAAGCCACGGATGAGATCAAGGGGCTGTACAGTCGGATCGAACAGCTAAGAGGTGAACACGATCAAGCCGTAGAATATCTACGCAAGGATCACGAGAAGCGAATCGAAGCTATGGCTGCTCAAATGGAAGCAATGAGAGCGGACTATGAGCGCCAGATTGCGGATCTCAAGAATCCACCGAAAAAGTAA
- a CDS encoding helix-turn-helix domain-containing protein, whose amino-acid sequence MMLETVVHLRGTVYERGYGMIAQKAMRDRTISAKAKALYAYLCSFAGSIADTDRTAFPGVTLMMEDLGIKSDDTYYKIRKELINAGYITVEQKQVDGRFAKCVYTIEAVVTPPKPKEEEAPPEEKTPHPKNSGTEKSTYPKNSSTINSDSENMGIISISSKSISKSMYVCMDEIAASIESVDNSEPDPIIEKVIREADECGIQAYAGEIYSMLVKQFPTQLDPEVIEIAGRIYFERTHDMTTVPFKPKLAVDNPTGMFYDCYKDAIKEWKVGRYKKERSAQA is encoded by the coding sequence ATGATGCTAGAGACGGTTGTACACCTAAGAGGAACGGTTTACGAGAGAGGATACGGCATGATCGCGCAAAAGGCGATGCGTGACCGTACAATCAGCGCCAAGGCCAAGGCGCTATACGCTTACCTATGTTCGTTCGCGGGGAGCATCGCGGACACCGATCGGACGGCGTTCCCAGGCGTAACCTTGATGATGGAAGACCTCGGAATAAAAAGTGACGATACGTACTACAAGATCAGGAAAGAGCTGATCAATGCAGGGTACATAACCGTCGAGCAAAAGCAAGTAGACGGTCGGTTCGCCAAGTGCGTTTACACGATTGAGGCGGTCGTTACACCGCCAAAACCAAAGGAAGAAGAAGCTCCACCAGAGGAAAAAACACCGCACCCTAAAAATTCGGGTACGGAAAAATCGACGTACCCTAAAAATTCGAGTACGATAAATTCGGACTCGGAAAATATGGGTATTATAAGTATCAGTTCTAAAAGTATCAGTAAATCTATGTATGTATGTATGGACGAAATCGCCGCATCAATCGAATCTGTGGATAATTCCGAACCAGATCCAATAATAGAAAAGGTTATAAGAGAAGCGGATGAGTGCGGTATTCAAGCGTATGCAGGCGAGATATATTCTATGCTAGTAAAACAGTTCCCGACGCAACTTGACCCCGAAGTGATAGAGATAGCTGGGCGAATATATTTCGAGAGGACACACGATATGACAACCGTTCCATTTAAGCCAAAGTTAGCGGTTGATAACCCAACAGGTATGTTCTACGATTGCTATAAAGATGCGATAAAAGAATGGAAGGTAGGGCGCTATAAGAAAGAACGATCAGCACAAGCCTAG